A genomic segment from Streptomyces antibioticus encodes:
- the ehuD gene encoding ectoine/hydroxyectoine ABC transporter permease subunit EhuD, with protein MNWDWDAVRDFMPLFRDGLVVTLQALAVGSLIAFTLGLVWALLMRAPTRWVRWPVGTVTEFVRDTPLLVQLFFLFYVLPEWGLTLSAMTTGVMAIGLHYSTYTMQVYRAGIEGVPPGQWEAAIALNLSRARTWRAVILPQAVRRVVPALGNYVIAMLKDTPMLMAITVLEMLGRARLFSQASFRFTEPLTVIGVAFIVISFLASVLLRTLERRLVR; from the coding sequence ATGAACTGGGACTGGGACGCCGTACGCGACTTCATGCCCCTCTTCCGGGACGGGCTCGTCGTCACGCTCCAGGCGCTGGCCGTCGGGTCGCTGATCGCGTTCACGCTGGGCCTGGTGTGGGCGCTGCTGATGCGGGCGCCGACCCGGTGGGTGCGCTGGCCGGTGGGGACCGTCACCGAGTTCGTCCGGGACACCCCGCTGCTGGTGCAGTTGTTCTTCCTCTTCTACGTGCTGCCGGAGTGGGGGCTGACCCTGTCCGCGATGACCACCGGTGTGATGGCGATCGGGCTGCACTACTCGACGTACACCATGCAGGTCTACCGGGCCGGTATCGAGGGCGTGCCGCCGGGGCAGTGGGAGGCGGCGATCGCGCTGAACCTGTCGAGGGCGCGGACCTGGCGTGCGGTGATCCTGCCGCAGGCGGTCCGCAGGGTGGTGCCGGCGCTCGGCAACTACGTCATCGCCATGCTCAAGGACACGCCGATGCTGATGGCGATCACCGTGCTGGAGATGCTCGGCCGGGCGCGGCTGTTCTCGCAGGCGAGCTTCCGGTTCACCGAGCCCCTCACCGTGATCGGCGTGGCCTTCATCGTCATCTCCTTCCTCGCCTCCGTCCTTCTGCGCACCCTGGAGCGTCGCCTTGTCCGTTGA
- a CDS encoding bifunctional DNA primase/polymerase: MSSACVTADGAAWLASAGTYPRSTLALWDERPDAPVVLPCGSVFDVVSVPAVFGRLMLDRLWGDGPGSGPVAVFRGRTLLFAAPGTAQRLPSLLRWEEYDRKGAIPPLLCHGTGDAVTVPSVRDAAPPVSPTCPAAPALSGTRWLVAPDTRQPWLPGPEILLWAAVRAARAAVRISIFPPQDQDAKVYDVSRRR; encoded by the coding sequence ATGAGCAGCGCTTGTGTGACCGCGGACGGGGCCGCCTGGCTGGCCTCCGCCGGAACCTACCCGCGCAGCACCCTCGCCCTGTGGGACGAGCGGCCGGACGCCCCGGTGGTGCTGCCGTGCGGTTCCGTCTTCGACGTCGTCAGCGTGCCGGCGGTGTTCGGGCGGCTGATGCTGGACCGGCTGTGGGGCGACGGGCCGGGTTCCGGGCCGGTGGCGGTGTTCCGCGGCCGGACCCTGCTGTTCGCCGCGCCGGGCACCGCCCAGCGGCTGCCGTCGCTGCTGCGCTGGGAGGAGTACGACCGCAAGGGCGCGATCCCGCCATTGCTGTGCCACGGCACCGGCGACGCGGTGACCGTGCCCTCGGTGCGCGACGCCGCCCCGCCGGTCTCCCCCACCTGCCCCGCCGCCCCCGCCCTGTCGGGCACCCGCTGGCTGGTCGCCCCGGACACCCGCCAGCCCTGGCTGCCGGGCCCCGAGATCCTGCTCTGGGCGGCCGTCCGGGCGGCCCGCGCGGCGGTGCGTATTTCGATTTTTCCTCCCCAGGATCAGGATGCTAAGGTCTACGACGTCAGCAGGCGCCGCTAG
- the ehuB gene encoding ectoine/hydroxyectoine ABC transporter substrate-binding protein EhuB, producing MAALGAAGAVGCSRVATASSDGGDLLERLRAAGVVRLGIAGEIPFGYIDRDGRLTGEAPELGRVIFKRLGVDRVQPVPTEFGSLVPGLNSQQFDVVAAGMYVNPDRCAQVIFADPDYQMLDAFIVRKGNPMGLRDYRDVVAKKARFATGTGYAEIQYAVEAGYPEKDILIVPDQVAGLNAVEAGRADVFAGTALTAREVVKKSAKAEATKPFTPLVDGRPHVDGGAFAFRPTETRLRDAFNTELHKLKKSGELFRILRPFGFTEAEMTDLTAKELCGG from the coding sequence GTGGCGGCGCTCGGCGCGGCGGGGGCGGTGGGCTGCTCCCGGGTGGCGACCGCCTCCTCCGACGGCGGTGACCTGCTGGAGCGGCTGCGGGCGGCCGGAGTCGTCCGGCTCGGCATCGCCGGCGAGATCCCGTTCGGCTACATCGACCGGGACGGGCGGCTCACCGGCGAGGCGCCCGAGCTGGGCCGGGTGATCTTCAAGCGGCTCGGGGTGGACCGGGTGCAGCCCGTGCCCACCGAGTTCGGCTCGCTCGTACCGGGCCTGAACTCCCAGCAGTTCGACGTCGTGGCGGCCGGTATGTACGTCAATCCGGACCGCTGCGCGCAGGTGATCTTCGCCGACCCGGACTACCAGATGCTGGACGCGTTCATCGTCCGCAAGGGCAACCCGATGGGGCTGCGCGACTACCGGGACGTGGTGGCGAAAAAGGCCCGGTTCGCGACCGGCACCGGGTACGCCGAGATCCAGTACGCCGTGGAGGCGGGGTATCCGGAGAAGGACATCCTGATCGTGCCGGACCAGGTCGCCGGGCTGAACGCGGTGGAGGCCGGCCGGGCCGACGTGTTCGCCGGGACGGCCCTGACCGCCCGCGAGGTCGTGAAGAAGTCGGCGAAGGCCGAGGCGACGAAGCCGTTCACCCCGCTCGTCGACGGCCGACCGCACGTCGACGGCGGCGCGTTCGCGTTCCGGCCGACCGAGACCCGGCTGCGGGACGCCTTCAACACCGAGCTGCACAAGCTGAAGAAGAGCGGCGAACTGTTCCGGATCCTGCGGCCCTTCGGGTTCACCGAGGCCGAGATGACGGACCTGACCGCGAAGGAGCTGTGCGGCGGATGA
- a CDS encoding decarboxylase, with product MTALGFLSPGPSAADDYPRIEQLLGSDIRLDLVRTDRPAEGVEQLRLAGVEAVVWVCADEGVAPDPDTARNRLRDLATTAGTPASSTPFAFVRAAREIDATTVAVSASGTPQETARFAEFLRAGGLEVVGDTGAGPAGAAGGGETADGGETADGGETAEGDEEAGGDEEAALLALARAADDPRARAVLLPDPDLSTAAHLPALEAALGKPVLTASQVAVWEALRLTDRRVHAPELGALFTREPIVQV from the coding sequence ATGACCGCACTCGGATTCCTCTCCCCGGGCCCCTCGGCCGCGGACGACTACCCCCGTATCGAGCAGCTTCTGGGCAGCGACATCCGGCTCGACCTGGTCCGCACGGACCGGCCGGCCGAGGGCGTGGAGCAACTGCGCCTCGCGGGTGTGGAGGCCGTCGTGTGGGTCTGCGCGGACGAGGGCGTCGCCCCGGACCCGGACACCGCCCGGAACCGGCTGCGCGACCTGGCCACGACCGCCGGGACCCCGGCCTCGTCCACGCCCTTCGCGTTCGTGCGCGCGGCCCGGGAGATCGACGCGACGACGGTCGCGGTGAGCGCGTCCGGCACACCGCAGGAGACGGCCCGCTTCGCGGAGTTCCTGCGGGCGGGGGGACTTGAGGTCGTGGGGGACACGGGTGCCGGCCCGGCGGGGGCGGCAGGCGGGGGCGAGACGGCCGACGGGGGCGAGACGGCCGACGGGGGCGAGACGGCCGAGGGGGACGAGGAGGCAGGCGGGGACGAGGAGGCCGCCCTGCTCGCCCTCGCGCGGGCCGCCGACGATCCCCGGGCCCGGGCGGTGCTGCTCCCCGACCCCGACCTGTCCACGGCCGCGCATCTGCCCGCCCTGGAGGCCGCGCTGGGCAAGCCGGTGCTCACCGCGAGCCAGGTCGCCGTCTGGGAGGCGCTGCGGCTGACCGACCGGCGGGTGCACGCGCCGGAACTGGGGGCGCTGTTCACCCGGGAGCCGATCGTGCAGGTGTGA
- a CDS encoding LLM class flavin-dependent oxidoreductase translates to MAADETAADATATDGPAADGPATDETAADGIRGTAHGTAPAPLSVLDLVTVGSGHTATDALRTSVDLARFTESRGFHRYWVAEHHSMPGVASSSPAVILAHLAAHTERIRLGSGGVMLPNHAPLVIAEQFGTLEALAPHRVDLGLGRAPGTDGATAAALRRADGPPEGADDFPEQLAELTRFLDDDFPAGHPYARIHAVPGPVQATAPGGVQSRHRPPVWLLGSSGFSARLAGLLGLPFAFAHHFSAQNTIPALDLYRESFRPSAALAEPYALIGVSVLAADDAREARRQVLATGLNMVRLRTGRPGLFPSPEETEAHVFTELEREFVDSWAANIVHGTADEVRSGLDDLHKRTGADELMLTSHAHRGELRLRSYELVADAYGLPTA, encoded by the coding sequence GTGGCGGCAGACGAGACGGCGGCGGACGCGACCGCGACGGACGGCCCCGCGGCAGACGGTCCCGCGACGGACGAGACCGCGGCGGACGGGATCCGCGGCACCGCGCACGGCACCGCGCCCGCGCCCCTGTCCGTCCTCGACCTGGTCACCGTCGGCTCCGGACACACCGCCACCGACGCCCTGCGCACCAGCGTCGACCTGGCCCGGTTCACCGAGTCCCGCGGCTTCCACCGCTACTGGGTCGCCGAGCACCACTCGATGCCCGGTGTCGCCTCCTCCTCGCCCGCGGTGATCCTCGCCCATCTCGCCGCCCACACCGAGCGCATCCGGCTCGGCTCGGGCGGCGTCATGCTGCCCAACCACGCCCCTCTGGTCATCGCGGAGCAGTTCGGCACCCTGGAGGCGCTCGCCCCGCACCGCGTCGACCTGGGCCTGGGCCGCGCCCCCGGCACCGACGGGGCGACCGCCGCCGCCCTGCGCCGCGCCGACGGACCGCCCGAGGGCGCTGACGACTTCCCCGAGCAACTCGCCGAGCTGACCCGGTTCCTGGACGACGACTTCCCCGCCGGCCACCCCTACGCCCGGATCCACGCCGTGCCGGGACCGGTGCAGGCGACCGCCCCGGGCGGGGTGCAGTCCCGGCACCGCCCGCCGGTCTGGCTGCTCGGCTCCTCCGGTTTCAGCGCCCGTCTGGCCGGACTGCTCGGGCTGCCCTTCGCCTTCGCGCACCACTTCTCCGCGCAGAACACGATCCCGGCGCTCGACCTGTACCGGGAGTCCTTCCGGCCCTCCGCGGCGCTCGCCGAGCCGTACGCCCTGATCGGGGTCTCCGTGCTGGCCGCCGACGACGCGCGCGAGGCCCGCCGCCAGGTGCTGGCGACCGGCCTCAACATGGTCCGGCTGCGCACCGGACGCCCGGGGCTGTTCCCCTCCCCGGAGGAGACCGAGGCCCATGTGTTCACCGAGCTGGAGCGGGAGTTCGTCGACTCCTGGGCGGCGAACATCGTCCACGGCACCGCCGACGAGGTCCGCTCCGGTCTCGACGACCTCCACAAGCGCACCGGCGCCGACGAGCTGATGCTCACCAGCCACGCCCACCGGGGCGAGTTGAGGCTGCGCTCCTACGAACTCGTCGCCGACGCCTACGGGTTGCCGACCGCGTAG
- a CDS encoding M6 family metalloprotease domain-containing protein has translation MPRLFPRPRLRSTAAMATTLSALVATSLFSGPSVAEPFATAPCALKRTAAHHSEGLDTWNTAYPRPARSLDAVMVFLSFPDRVPTVSPAELAADHFPATSRFFRQASYGRFTLRAHPLKRWIRMPKPSTAYAIQRDWSPGHRAAYLRDALAAADPRVDFSRYDIVYFVADPDAPGVDSDATKVVNLDVPLRADGTDIRRVVTVFEKHPPDRLVLAHETGHVFDLPDLYRRPADGKGDWDTHVGDWDLMGSQFGLAPDLFGWHKWKLGWLEPRQVVCVGGPGPARLTLEPLGAGPGVPVTRASGSPAFGLGHGTKLAVVRTGPRSVLAFEAREPVGNDRQVCRAGILVYRVSSDAQSGRGPVEVVDAHPRTEACWESSVYPPLADAPVGVGETFTIPGAGGVRVEVQSRTAAGAWTVRITPAHV, from the coding sequence GTGCCGCGACTCTTCCCGCGCCCCCGACTGCGCAGCACCGCGGCCATGGCCACCACCCTGTCGGCGCTCGTCGCGACCTCCCTGTTCAGCGGCCCCTCGGTCGCCGAACCCTTCGCGACCGCCCCCTGCGCCCTGAAGCGCACCGCCGCCCACCACTCCGAGGGCCTCGACACCTGGAACACCGCCTACCCGCGCCCCGCCCGTTCCCTCGACGCCGTGATGGTCTTCCTGTCCTTCCCGGACCGGGTCCCGACCGTCTCCCCGGCCGAACTGGCCGCCGACCACTTCCCCGCCACCAGCCGCTTCTTCCGGCAGGCGTCCTACGGCCGGTTCACCCTGCGCGCCCACCCGCTGAAGCGCTGGATCCGGATGCCGAAGCCGTCCACCGCCTACGCCATACAGCGCGACTGGAGCCCCGGACACCGGGCCGCCTATCTGCGCGACGCGCTCGCCGCCGCCGACCCCCGCGTGGACTTCTCCCGCTACGACATCGTCTACTTCGTCGCCGACCCGGACGCGCCCGGCGTCGACTCGGACGCCACGAAGGTCGTCAACCTGGACGTCCCGCTGCGCGCCGACGGCACGGACATCCGGCGGGTCGTCACCGTCTTCGAGAAGCATCCGCCGGACCGGCTGGTCCTCGCCCACGAGACCGGGCACGTCTTCGACCTGCCCGACCTGTACCGGCGCCCGGCCGACGGCAAGGGCGACTGGGACACCCATGTCGGTGACTGGGATCTGATGGGCAGTCAGTTCGGGCTGGCGCCGGACCTGTTCGGCTGGCACAAGTGGAAGCTGGGCTGGCTGGAACCCCGCCAGGTGGTGTGCGTGGGCGGTCCCGGTCCGGCCCGGCTGACCCTGGAGCCGCTGGGCGCGGGGCCGGGCGTGCCGGTCACCCGGGCCTCCGGCTCGCCCGCCTTCGGTCTCGGCCACGGCACCAAGCTGGCCGTGGTCCGCACGGGCCCGCGCAGTGTGCTGGCCTTCGAGGCGCGTGAGCCCGTGGGCAACGACCGGCAGGTCTGCCGGGCCGGCATCCTCGTCTACCGGGTCAGCAGCGACGCCCAGTCCGGCCGGGGTCCGGTGGAGGTCGTCGACGCCCACCCCCGCACGGAGGCGTGCTGGGAGTCGTCCGTCTACCCGCCCCTCGCGGACGCCCCGGTCGGGGTGGGGGAGACCTTCACGATCCCCGGCGCGGGCGGCGTCCGGGTGGAGGTGCAGAGCCGTACGGCGGCGGGGGCGTGGACGGTACGGATCACGCCGGCGCACGTGTGA
- the ehuA gene encoding ectoine/hydroxyectoine ABC transporter ATP-binding protein EhuA yields the protein MSVEFTRVTKRFGDQTVLDGLDFSVKPGEHVTLIGPSGSGKTTILRMLMTLTKPDEGTITVDGEALFPAPERQVRTVRRKIGMVFQQFNLFPNMSVLRNLTEAPTTVLGLSKDEAEERARELLELVGLSDKCDARPSRLSGGQQQRVAIARALAMRPQVLLLDEVTSALDPELVAGVLDLLRDIARSTDITMLCVTHEMNFARDISDHVLMFDAGRIVESGPPEKIFNDPEEERTREFLGAVL from the coding sequence TTGTCCGTTGAATTCACCCGTGTCACCAAGCGTTTCGGGGACCAGACGGTCCTCGACGGTCTGGACTTCTCCGTGAAGCCCGGCGAGCACGTCACCCTCATCGGCCCGTCCGGGTCCGGGAAGACGACCATCCTGCGGATGCTGATGACCCTCACGAAGCCCGACGAGGGGACGATCACCGTCGACGGGGAGGCGCTGTTCCCGGCGCCGGAGCGGCAGGTCCGGACGGTGCGCCGGAAGATCGGGATGGTGTTCCAGCAGTTCAACCTGTTCCCGAACATGAGCGTGCTCAGAAACCTCACCGAGGCGCCGACCACGGTCCTCGGGCTGTCGAAGGACGAGGCGGAGGAGCGGGCCCGCGAACTGCTGGAACTGGTCGGGCTGTCCGACAAGTGCGACGCGCGGCCGTCCCGGCTGTCGGGCGGCCAGCAGCAGCGGGTGGCGATCGCGCGGGCGCTGGCGATGCGGCCGCAGGTGCTGCTGCTCGACGAGGTGACCTCGGCCCTCGACCCCGAACTGGTCGCGGGGGTGCTGGATCTGCTCAGGGACATCGCGCGCAGCACCGACATCACGATGCTCTGTGTGACCCACGAGATGAATTTCGCCCGAGACATATCGGATCACGTACTGATGTTCGACGCGGGGCGGATCGTGGAGTCGGGTCCGCCGGAGAAGATCTTCAACGATCCGGAGGAGGAGCGGACCCGGGAGTTCCTGGGCGCGGTGCTCTGA
- a CDS encoding putative bifunctional diguanylate cyclase/phosphodiesterase, producing the protein MSGTSEGPTPAADLDRSAVTESDNETATGTGGARGAPEAGKTKRANGAAYRSVFATAPLAMALVDREGAVVDANDALGELLGAATAALAGRVAADLLDLASDARTWHAYREVLGGRQARLRCTRRLKHPDGRTLWARITVSPLDDRTPGVLLSVADISARRDLQARLRHLQMHDPVTRLPNRTLFFERVTAALEAESYEQGGTGRIGLCYLDLDGFKAVNDTLGHRVGDRLLAAVAERLTECAKEAGRNRPSVPLVARLGGDEFALLVEDSTGTEQLADLAESVLKALQAPFDLTGQRINVSASIGVVERHAAGTTATGLMQAADTTLYWAKVDGKDRWTLFDPERNAHLMTRQALASTLRPAIERGEFRLDYQPLVGMADGRLRGVEALVRWDHPRFGLLPPNRFVALAEEDGSIVPLGRWVLATACRQARRWQLDNPDEPPLFVSVNVAVRQVWDSDLVADVAEILAETGLPPHLLQLELTESAVMGSAGRPLQALQALSDMGVHIAIDDFGTGYSNLAYLSRLPVSVLKLDGSFVRGFQYEGTGAAPNPADEVVVAAMIDLAHRLGLTVTAECVETSAQATRLRSIGCDTGQGWLYSRPVPPDRISELLLGAAPYAVGNP; encoded by the coding sequence GTGAGCGGAACGTCCGAAGGGCCGACGCCCGCGGCAGACCTCGACCGGTCAGCCGTCACAGAGAGTGACAACGAGACTGCCACTGGTACGGGAGGCGCGCGGGGAGCACCGGAGGCGGGAAAGACGAAGAGGGCGAACGGCGCGGCCTACCGGTCCGTCTTCGCGACCGCCCCGCTCGCCATGGCGCTCGTGGACCGCGAGGGCGCGGTGGTCGACGCCAACGACGCGCTCGGCGAGCTGCTCGGTGCCGCGACGGCCGCTCTGGCCGGGCGGGTCGCCGCCGATCTGCTGGACCTCGCCTCCGACGCCCGCACCTGGCACGCCTACCGTGAGGTACTGGGCGGCCGGCAGGCCCGGCTGCGCTGCACCCGGCGGCTCAAGCACCCCGACGGGCGCACCCTGTGGGCCCGGATCACCGTCTCCCCGCTGGACGACCGCACGCCCGGTGTGCTGCTGTCGGTGGCCGACATCAGCGCCCGCCGTGATCTCCAGGCGCGGCTGCGGCACCTCCAGATGCACGATCCGGTGACCCGGCTGCCCAACCGCACACTGTTCTTCGAGCGGGTGACGGCGGCGCTGGAGGCGGAGTCGTACGAACAGGGCGGGACCGGCCGGATCGGCCTGTGCTATCTGGACCTGGACGGCTTCAAGGCGGTCAACGACACCCTCGGCCACCGGGTCGGCGACCGGTTGCTGGCCGCCGTCGCCGAGCGGCTGACGGAGTGCGCCAAGGAGGCCGGCCGCAACCGGCCGAGCGTACCGCTGGTGGCCCGGCTCGGCGGGGACGAGTTCGCGCTGCTGGTGGAGGACTCCACCGGCACCGAGCAGCTCGCCGACCTCGCCGAGTCCGTACTGAAGGCGCTCCAGGCGCCGTTCGACCTGACCGGGCAGCGGATCAACGTCTCCGCGTCGATCGGGGTCGTCGAACGGCACGCGGCCGGCACCACCGCGACCGGGCTGATGCAGGCCGCCGACACCACGCTGTACTGGGCGAAGGTGGACGGCAAGGACCGCTGGACGCTGTTCGACCCGGAGCGCAACGCCCATCTGATGACCCGCCAGGCGCTCGCCTCGACCCTGCGGCCCGCCATCGAGCGCGGTGAGTTCCGGCTCGACTACCAGCCGCTGGTGGGCATGGCGGACGGCCGGCTGCGCGGGGTGGAGGCCCTGGTGCGCTGGGACCACCCCCGGTTCGGACTGCTGCCGCCGAATCGGTTCGTCGCCCTCGCCGAGGAGGACGGCTCGATCGTGCCGCTCGGCCGCTGGGTTCTGGCCACCGCCTGCCGGCAGGCCCGCCGCTGGCAGCTCGACAACCCGGACGAGCCGCCGCTGTTCGTCAGCGTCAACGTGGCGGTCCGTCAGGTCTGGGACTCCGATCTGGTCGCGGACGTGGCGGAGATCCTCGCGGAGACGGGGCTGCCCCCGCATCTGCTCCAGCTCGAACTGACCGAGTCGGCCGTGATGGGCTCGGCGGGCCGCCCGCTCCAGGCCCTCCAGGCGCTCAGCGACATGGGCGTGCACATCGCCATCGACGACTTCGGGACCGGCTACTCCAACCTCGCCTACCTCAGCCGGCTGCCGGTGTCGGTGCTCAAGCTCGACGGGTCGTTCGTGCGCGGTTTCCAGTACGAGGGGACGGGCGCCGCGCCGAACCCGGCCGACGAGGTGGTCGTCGCGGCGATGATCGACCTCGCCCACCGGCTCGGACTGACCGTCACCGCCGAGTGCGTGGAGACCTCCGCGCAGGCCACCCGGCTGCGCAGCATCGGCTGCGACACCGGACAGGGCTGGCTGTACTCCCGTCCGGTGCCGCCGGACCGCATCTCCGAACTGCTGCTGGGCGCGGCGCCCTACGCGGTCGGCAACCCGTAG
- the ehuC gene encoding ectoine/hydroxyectoine ABC transporter permease subunit EhuC, which yields MTTGLWELVLTGVWTTVQLLVLSALLGAAVAFVAGIGRVHRWWAVRFLAGFYTEVFRGTSALVMIFWVFFVLPPAFGWQLVPLWAGTLALGLTYGAYGAEIVRGALLAVDPAQNEGGIALGFTPGQRLRRILLPQAVPEMIPPFSNLLVELLKGTALVSVMGMGDLAFSGNLVRLALQESAEIYTYVLLIYFVIAFLLTRLMRGLETRLKAGLR from the coding sequence ATGACGACAGGACTCTGGGAGCTGGTGCTCACCGGGGTCTGGACGACCGTCCAGCTCCTGGTGCTCAGCGCGCTGCTCGGCGCCGCCGTGGCCTTCGTGGCCGGGATCGGGCGCGTCCACCGGTGGTGGGCGGTCCGCTTCCTCGCGGGCTTCTACACCGAGGTGTTCCGCGGGACCTCGGCCCTCGTGATGATCTTCTGGGTGTTCTTCGTGCTGCCGCCCGCCTTCGGCTGGCAGCTCGTCCCGCTGTGGGCGGGCACCCTGGCCCTCGGCCTGACCTACGGGGCGTACGGCGCGGAGATCGTGCGCGGCGCGCTGCTCGCCGTCGACCCGGCGCAGAACGAGGGCGGGATCGCGCTCGGCTTCACCCCCGGCCAGCGGCTGCGCCGGATCCTGCTGCCGCAGGCGGTGCCGGAGATGATCCCGCCGTTCTCGAACCTCCTGGTCGAGCTGCTCAAGGGCACCGCGCTGGTGTCGGTGATGGGCATGGGCGACCTGGCGTTCAGCGGCAACCTGGTGCGCCTCGCGCTCCAGGAGAGCGCCGAGATCTACACGTACGTGCTGCTCATCTACTTCGTGATCGCGTTCCTGCTCACCCGGCTGATGCGCGGTCTGGAGACACGGCTGAAGGCGGGGCTGCGATGA
- a CDS encoding D-2-hydroxyacid dehydrogenase, with the protein MAVVPTLLVLDADPLPRLGRLTGRVRVLHADGTTLAARLPEADALLVWDAASDAVRAAWPGEGPRPGWVHTASAGAERVLCPELAASDTVVTTARGLFEEPVAEYVAALVLAMAKDLPGTWEAQRRGEWRPRETPRVAGGRAVVVGSGPVGRAVARSLKALGLTTALVGRVARTGIHGPDDLDRLLARADWVIAAAPLTERTAGMFDVRRFGVMQPSARFVNVGRGGLVVEDALVRAVRSRWIAGAAVDVAATEPLPPDSPLWRVPGLLVSPHMGGTAVGRHDELGAQFVDLFERWAAGRPLKNVVDKALGYVPGR; encoded by the coding sequence ATGGCCGTCGTCCCCACGCTCCTCGTCCTCGACGCCGATCCCCTCCCCCGGCTCGGCCGGCTCACCGGCCGGGTGCGGGTGCTCCACGCCGACGGCACCACCCTCGCCGCCCGGCTGCCGGAGGCCGACGCGCTGCTGGTGTGGGACGCCGCCTCGGACGCCGTACGGGCCGCCTGGCCGGGTGAGGGGCCGCGGCCGGGCTGGGTGCACACGGCGAGCGCGGGCGCGGAGCGGGTGCTGTGCCCGGAACTGGCCGCGTCCGACACGGTGGTGACGACCGCGCGCGGTCTCTTCGAGGAGCCGGTCGCCGAGTACGTGGCCGCCCTGGTCCTGGCGATGGCGAAGGACCTGCCCGGCACCTGGGAGGCGCAGCGGCGCGGCGAGTGGCGGCCCCGGGAGACCCCGCGGGTGGCCGGCGGCCGGGCCGTGGTCGTCGGGTCGGGACCGGTCGGCCGGGCGGTCGCCCGGTCCCTCAAGGCGCTCGGTCTGACCACCGCGCTCGTCGGACGGGTCGCGCGCACCGGCATCCACGGCCCCGACGACCTCGACCGGCTGCTCGCCCGCGCCGACTGGGTGATCGCGGCCGCGCCGCTCACCGAGCGGACGGCCGGCATGTTCGACGTGCGGCGGTTCGGGGTGATGCAGCCCTCGGCACGGTTCGTGAACGTCGGCCGGGGCGGGCTGGTCGTGGAGGACGCCCTGGTCCGGGCGGTGCGCAGCCGCTGGATCGCGGGCGCCGCGGTGGACGTCGCGGCCACCGAGCCGCTGCCGCCGGACAGCCCGTTGTGGCGGGTGCCGGGCCTGCTGGTGTCCCCGCACATGGGCGGCACCGCGGTCGGCCGGCACGACGAACTCGGCGCGCAGTTCGTGGACCTGTTCGAGCGGTGGGCGGCGGGACGGCCGCTGAAGAACGTCGTCGACAAGGCGCTGGGGTACGTGCCCGGCCGGTGA